A single window of Cottoperca gobio chromosome 9, fCotGob3.1, whole genome shotgun sequence DNA harbors:
- the LOC115013756 gene encoding V-type proton ATPase 116 kDa subunit a-like: MGLFSIYTGLIYNDCFSKSLNIFGSGWSVKAMFREEVWKHFRKKYNLYLVFLPELLLLLCLFGYLVFMIFYKWLVFTAKDSRHAPSILIHFINMILMQGDAVQPLYPGQGYERVRRNSEEELYLMRANDLEEGSSHSDLSTRGERQTGGRHRETRWLPINLKLL, translated from the exons ATGGGCCTCTTCTCCATCTACACCGGCCTGATATACAATGACTGTTTCTCAAAGTCCCTTAATATCTTTGGTTCTGGATGGAGTGTGAAGGCCATGTTCAGAGAGGAGGTGTGGAA GCACTTTAGGAAGAAGTACAACCTGTACTTGGTATTTCTCCCTGAGctcctgttgctgctgtgtcTGTTCGGCTACCTGGTGTTCATGATATTCTACAAGTGGCTGGTCTTCACTGCCAAGGACTCCCGACATGCTCCAAGCATCCTCATCCACTTCATAAACATGATCCTCATGCAGGGTGACGCAGTGCAGCCCCTCTACCCAGGACAG GGGTATGAGCGTGTGCGCCGTAACAGTGAAGAGGAGCTCTACCTGATGAGGGCTAATGACCTGGAGGAGGGCAGCAGTCACAGTGATCTCTCCACTAGAGGAGAGCGCCAGACAGGAGGTCGGCACAGAGAAACTAGATGGTTGCCCATTAATCTTAAACTTTTGTAA